The Syngnathus typhle isolate RoL2023-S1 ecotype Sweden linkage group LG16, RoL_Styp_1.0, whole genome shotgun sequence genome includes a region encoding these proteins:
- the nkx2.4a gene encoding NK2 homeobox 4a encodes MSLSPKHTTPFSVTDILSPIEETYKKFSAMDGAGNLSSPLGAYRQSQVSQGGMQQHSMGHNGGVAAAYHMPHSVSQFSHSAMGGYCNGSIGNMGELPSYQESMRNSAAATGWYSANPDPRYSTSMNMAAMGGLTGMGDASKSMPALHAAPRRKRRVLFSQAQVYELERRFKQQKYLSAPEREHLASMIHLTPTQVKIWFQNHRYKMKRQAKDKAAQQMQQQQQQQQQQDGTMCQQQAQSPRRVAVPVLVKDGKPCQNASNTPTPNQQAVQQNQQQNGAGVVLGQHQNQQQVNDLDLEEMSPSPPSLHSQLSMAQIDTSAVDYTSNMVSSNLLYGRTW; translated from the exons ATGTCGTTGAGCCCAAAGCACACAACGCCTTTTTCAGTGACAGACATTTTGAGTCCAATCGAGGAGACCTACAAGAAGTTTAGTGCCATGGACGGCGCGGGGAACCTGAGCTCTCCGCTGGGAGCCTACAGACAATCGCAGGTGTCTCAGGGCGGCATGCAGCAGCACTCCATGGGCCACAACGGCGGCGTGGCGGCCGCCTACCACATGCCGCACTCCGTGTCCCAGTTCTCCCACAGCGCCATGGGGGGATACTGCAATGGGAGCATTGGCAACATGGGCGAGCTGCCGTCCTACCAGGAGAGCATGAGGAATAGTGCCGCAGCAACAGGCTGGTACAGCGCCAACCCTGATCCAAGATACTCCACCA GTATGAACATGGCGGCTATGGGGGGTCTCACGGGGATGGGAGACGCTTCCAAGTCCATGCCGGCCCTGCACGCTGCACCTCGGAGGAAGCGGCGGGTCCTCTTCTCGCAAGCTCAAGTCTACGAGCTGGAGAGGAGGTTCAAGCAGCAGAAGTACTTGTCGGCGCCGGAGAGGGAGCACCTGGCCAGCATGATCCACCTGACGCCGACTCAGGTGAAGATCTGGTTCCAGAACCACCGGTACAAAATGAAGCGCCAAGCTAAGGACAAGGCAGCGCAGCAgatgcagcagcaacagcagcagcaacagcaacaggACGGGACCATGTGCCAACAGCAGGCCCAGTCCCCGAGGCGCGTAGCCGTACCGGTTCTGGTCAAGGACGGCAAACCGTGTCAGAACGCCTCCAACACGCCGACGCCGAACCAACAAGCCGTGCAGCAGAACCAACAGCAGAATGGGGCCGGAGTGGTGCTGGGCCAGCACCAGAACCAACAGCAGGTAAACGATTTGGACCTGGAGGAGATGTCGCCCAGCCCCCCCTCGCTTCACAGCCAGCTCAGCATGGCCCAAATAGACACTTCTGCTGTAGATTACACCAGTAACATGGTCAGCTCGAACCTCCTCTACGGCAGAACGTGGTAG